From Carassius carassius chromosome 15, fCarCar2.1, whole genome shotgun sequence:
TTCATGTATTGTCAATTTTATTCTGCTATGTAAACACTAAACAATCAATATTTTGTCTTGAAGGGAGAAAAAAGTTAGATGATAAGAGTTTTAACTAAACTAAGTgggatttatatataaaacaagaaaagaaatgtTAATGTAATAAAATCTGGGGTCATTAAAACTTCTTGTAATACTTTTCTCAGCACTGATTCATTATATTAATTCAAAATGACTGgtaactggtaaaaaaaaaaacttttgcaattaaaaaaatctgtttcaatAAATGAatcatgttcttttgaactttccatttgTCAACTGATCCTGAAAAAACAAAATcatagttttcacaaaaacattcatCGGcacaacttttttattattataattattattattattaattatgcacTTAAAATAAGcaatgtttcctgagcaccaaatcaacattagaacgatttctaaaggatcatgggaTACGTAATACTGCAGTAAAACCTGGAGTAGTTTTTATAACACAAAAGAGAAGGACACTGCAGGATTGTCAGTCTAggataaaaactgaaaaataataacattttctttAAGGGACCATATTTCCccttttaaatttatttacagaGGCATATATTCGCAAATTATCTAACCttattaaatatatgcataattgtCCACAGTTCATTGGTAAAATTGAGCAACAGTTGCTGACAATATTGTCTTATGAAATCAGATTATATTAACTTGAACATgactttatttattgattttaccATTGTTTAAAGTATAAAACCATGATCTTAAAAGGAGGAAACAAGAAAccacaaacaacaaaacaagacCAATGGCCACctatcacaagaaaaaaaaaaatactgaggaaaataatgaaaatttcaATTGAATTGTTTGGGTAACTGTCTCATGTGGTAAGGTTAATGAGAATCATTCTGTTCTGTTGTCCACATGACTCATGAGACTTCATGCTAATTAAAGCTTTCTGTGTGAGTGTGATACCAAACGAAAATGAGaggctgtacacacacacacacacacaaacacaaacgcaagaATGAGAAGAATTCACTTCAAACCAATCTTTCACATTCCTTGTTTTGTGCCTCCTTGTTAGTCACATGTGCTCTTTTCTTCCTATCTTACACTGTTTTATTTTGCCCTTCTTCCTAGTAAACTTCTTTCCTTTGGTAACCTGTCCCTCAGTGTGTTTGATATGTCGGGAGAAAAGCATGTTTATGGGTCTCAGGGGAACACTAACACTGCACTCTCATTCAGAGTATCGCCCCAGTACTGTCCCCTAAAAACACTTAATCACCACATGCTTATAACAAAAGCATAGCCTCGTACGCAtggctgaaacacacacaaacacacacacgtgccaCAGGTCTGCTGTTGTGATCCTCCACTTGGGGATGTTTATATCACACTTTCACCTTTCGCTCAGAGGTCCCTTCTCTGTCCACCAAAGCATTTTCAAACAAAACAACTCTCATATTCATCAGGTGTGTGTGATGTGCATAAAAAGCTCTGTTAGTGTagctaaagaaaaataaaaattctaagtGTGACCGAAAGCAATAATtttaatgttgattattttcatgaataaatggctgataaaaaaacatacatttaaaaaatcgattgttttaaatgtaaatttagaaatcataatattatgTCATATTAATCATCAATTACCttcatatattacatattacatacaatatgtgtgtatatgttattaatattattatgtactgtatgaaatatggatattcatttagaaattgGCAAAAGATTAAATTTAAAGCTGTTATTAAATTATTGCCATTTTAAAAATCTGCTGTGTTAGATGGCAAAGGTatgataaaaatatttacaaaaatatgatAATGTAAAtatctattcaattcaattcaagtttatttgtatagcgcttttatgatacaaatcattgcaaagcaactttacagaaaattaagtttctacaatatttagtagtagcttataagtggtgacttttCAGAATTTtcggaaaaattaatacaagaagttgtcagccagacgatgaaaactattaacagcaattattatgtgattgtattcacagcaataaattacattttataatatttcaaaaagaCATCTATTTTAAACCAGTACCCCTAGTACTGAAGTTACACAAAATCACGTTAAAAACCGGCAATGAATTGCCTGAGATTTTGAATGTGATTTTGTACAGCTtatcagtgaactacggctctgtgtggtaaatgctgctccatctgaacaTACGTGCTCCATTTAAaaggagagagagatgaaagaatGGAGTTGCATGTATTATGTCATGGATATCAGATCATTAACCTAATGTATGCTCATTTCTGCCTTCTtattttgctgtgtgtgtgtgtgtgtctctctctctctctctctctctctctctctctctgtaggttCAAAGATGCAACCATGGGTGCAGTTCCAGAGAAGAGCATTGAGTCTTCCTTCTAATGCAACCTACACCAACCTAACCGCCTTCCTCACAGTGAGCAGTTCAACACAAGACACGCAGTACTTCCCCTACCTGCAGGGGCTTCATCCAAACTACACAGGTAACACATTAGAGAGCTAGGAAGACTAGGGTTGGCATTACATCCAATTTTAGTAGTCAGTACCAGTGAAAATCAACATATGATATGATATGCTGTTGATTGAATATtggcaaaaaaaatgtatttgtattaaatatttcaatacgtttaatatttaatgagaattaaaaagtgtaaaagttATTTTTACTCTGAATTGATCAGTACTGCTTTCGGAATaacagctttttaaaagaatgttgttcagctctgaATAATTAATTGTTAAACCATTACAGAACAAGTTTTGTCATCCATAATGATGATTTATGCTGCAAACGTGAGTTCACTCTAAAATTAATGAAACTTATTTTCTACTGTGGTCATGATTATAATGGGTGGCTTATGTCTTTCTGGTAGTATTTTAGATGACTcatcaatatttaatataggTCATCAAGTAACATCAAGGGTGGATCCAACAAAgtattaaaatgtgtttcttgtACAGAAGTGGAAAAATATCTTTAAAGTCAAACGctgaaatttaaaaacattacaataaaaagcATAGATCAAATTATTTACTTCTTTgggcaaagatgcattaaaatggtcaaaattaacagtaaagataatgttacaaaatatttccattaaaaaaaaaaaactattgcactttttacaaaaatgttaagtagcacaactgtttttaacaatgaagataatatgataatataatataattcctAAGCAGcaaaacatattagaatgatttctaaaggatatgAAGACaaatgaagactggagaaatgatgctgaaaaatcagctttgccatcacatgcataaattaaattataaaatacattagaGTAGAAAACGATTATTTACAATTGCAATAGTATTTCACAgtgttacagttttactgtattttaattaaaaaaattgcagtcttggtgagcatttgaaaaagacttatttttaaaaacataatttcttacCGCCTTACCTTTAGTGTCTATACTATATtctttatttctgtctttttttctcacGTTTATATCTTTTATGCATACTCTTTCTCTGATAGGCATTGATCGAAAGTTCGAGTTGACTCCTATAGCTGCTATCAGTGTCCATCTTTTGGGAAACGAAGGGGAGGAGTTTCATGTTAGTGAGCCAATCAGTGTGAGCATTCCCCTTCCTGCAAACAGTGGCTTGAAAGAGAATGATCACATCCCCGCCTGGAGGTTTGACCCCAAACTGGGTGAGTTTAGAAACACATTTTCATCTTATAGTAGATATTAAAGCATTCCTGTTTACAGCCTCTGTAACATAAATCACATGAACTGTTACTAACAAATCACAAGTAAAGGGTTACGCAATGAATTGTTACACCAGAGGTGCTAAAGGTGTTTCCTGTCCGAGGCGAGTTTACACTGTGTTTGTATGTGAGGTTGCGATTTCTTCAAAGCCTTTACATTTCCTGTCTTCCTGGTTTCTGAGGCGAATAAGTCCAAAGGAAGTGTTCAAACCTGAGCTGGGTGGGAATGTTATTGGATTGTTTTTGAATCTTTCTGAAAGAATTTTGATGGACCCATTTCccaactctctcacacacaaagatCTTTTTTCATGACTAAATTCATTAAACcaaaaaatatgtgcaattttatttgcttttaaagtagggtcACCACAAAAATATTTACTAGCTAAACGTAAAGAGACATCCGGTCAAGTTGCTGCTTTTttctgctttgtttttaaaaatcagaTTATACAGATTTCCATGAAAAAGAGAAATTGTTCCGTAGGCAAATACTCATAATTGAATATTCAAATCATTCTGTACACAATAAACCCGTTCCAAATCAAATCCAAGTCACAAGGGACTTTCACACTGTGGCTTTCACTTCTAATCGTAGACTGAAGTGTAATTCACAGCCAAAGTGCATTGAATTTTTAACAGATATCATAAATGCATTGCTTTAAAAAATTTACATTAGTAAACATCTATGGAGTTTCTTAATCATCCAGGTTTCTTTGAATTACTTGTGGGTGACAAGCAACTTTGTATTTATCTTATAATTGATAATCTACAGTTGCTTTTTGGCTTTTCTGTTGTTTTGAAGACTAATTTGGTGTATCTTCTGGCTTGTTtttggcttaaagggatagtttaccaaaaaaatgaaaatttgatgtttatttccttaccccaagggcatccaagatgaaggggactttgtttcttcagtagaacacaagcGAAGAtctttaactcaaaccgttgcagtctgtcagtcttataatggaagtggatgggaatcatggctttgagagtcaaaaaaataccaaattaaaccctgcagctcgtgatgatacattgatttgtaaagacacaaaacaatacgtctgtgcaagaaactgaaccgtatttatatagttttttttttacctctgatttactgcaatgtctgaactgtcctgagcGCATTCGCTCCATCATCTTGCTTTACGGCAGATTGGAGacatataagtgcattactgccacctatctctcaagtggaccattgacactcctaattgagattataGATATGgacaatggtccatttgagagagaGGTTGCGGTAATGCAgtacagttcagacattgcatgaaacagaggttaaaaaaactatataaatactgttcagtttcttgcacacactgatcattttgtgtctttacacatcaaagtATCGTCaagagccgcagggtttaatatggttttgtttgtgtatgttttttgactcaaagccgtgattcccatccacttccattataagactgacagaatgcaacggtttgagttaaaaatcttggtttgtgttctactgaagaaacaaagtcacctacatcttggatgccctggggttaagcagataaacatcacattttcatttttggttgaactatccctttaagtgtaaaGTAACACTGGAACAGTCATATCTTGATGCTTTAATTGTCTGGAGAGCTTTGTCTCTGTGAGCATATACAGAATTTATCCCACCATGATCTGACAGACAAAGGTTTTTAACTCATAAATCTAAACTCTGAATATCCCATAATTTCCCAGTGGTACTATAATCATTGCCGTAATTGCAGCCCAGAGCCAATCTGGTCATTTCTTCATTTCAGACTAAATTGACGCAGGATTCtcaaaaacaaatgcattaacTTTTTTGCAATAATTGTTTGGGTCACATGAGGTGATCTTATGCAATACCAGTCTTTTGAAAACATCCTTTTTTTGatttgaaaatagtttttaattgtGTACGTCTCTAAACATATCCACATTTCAGTggacatttaatgtatttttgagtttagacatttaaaaaaatatcatgaAACTAGACATTTAACCTGTATATACATGTCTGTGGCTGTAAAGCTGAGGTTTAAAGCCACATTCAGAGTCCTCTGGCGGGTAACGCTGACTGTTTGACCGCTGGTGTGATTTATGATGCGTTCAACAAATCTGGAGGATTTGCCGCAGAAGCTTGAAACTCAGTTCAGCTCGCTCACACTCCTAAAGAATCCACTGAAGAATCCAGTGTTGTGTGCGAGAGGCAGGAAGACGGGCAGAGGTGGATCAGAATATGTGCTTACAGGATCTTCAGTGAGTTCTCTGTAAGATGTTTTGAATGTCTATTCAGCCAACCTATAAGctgatatttattttcatattgttGCTGATAGCCAATAATTGGctaatattaaaattaagattatttatagtattttgtCTGATTTGTTTAATGCTAAAAGTGAATTTAGAatttagttaattataatgtacggTATGAAATTGAAATTGAGATTTGCTGAAATTGATATTTGACAGTGTAATTCAATTATTAGTGATTAATCAAGCATTAGATGGAGATGgttatctaaatgtaaaaattggGAAAATTAGCATGAGTATATATATCTGAATCTACATCAGACCGTGCAGAAGGACAGGAGAGAGACAGAATATAAGACAAAATACTAAGGGAAGACCTTTTCAGAATGCGTAAGTTCTCTGGACTGCTCTGTTATCACTGTTGTCTCCTAGCAGCCTCTCATAAACAGCAGAGAACAAAGTGTTAAACAGCGGCCAGCGCTAACTGGATTTCTTCTCTTGGAGTACAGAGATGTAAGCTGTTTTGTTGTCTGCAGTGCACTGTGACACGTGGATGAAGACTAGACGGAAAAGCCCCTGGCATCACTCTGTGTTAAAATTACACTGttcctcccttttttttttttttttaattagagcaCTGCAATGAAAAATTGTCAGACTCCGCAGCATGGTAAACAAAGTCACCTGGTttgatatttgtgaccctggacaacaaaaccagtcttaagtgtcaaccTAAGTGTCaaatatttatacatcatctgaaataaataagctttccattgatgtaatggcttattaggatctgacaatatttggctgagatacaattattggagaatctgagggtgcaaaaaaaatctaaatactggaaaatcgcctttaaagttgtccaaatgaaatataagcagtgcatattactaatcaaaaattacatttttatatatttacggtaggaaatgaaaaaaatatcttcatggaacgtgTAGCCATCACTTAAGTAGAATTCAAATTACTAACGACTTTAGGCTGTGTAGAGACTCATattctttatttatcatgcactttcgGCTTTACAGTTTTGCTAatcgtttacattcacatacagcttcATTACACGCTGtatgaaaggcaatattggaaatggcataataggggcactttaaaagaTAATGTATGCAAATGTAATGCTATATAATGGGTTTCTACTCTGGATATTTTGCGGTTAACTGAATGCAATGGATACTTGTTCAAAGGCAATTCATTAGTGTAAATACATTGTGAAATGTCAACTGGCAAAGACACTTTGCGTAATGTTGAGCACAAAGCAGTTGAAACAAAACTTTATTTGCTTGGCAGATGGATATATTATAGAGTTATGCATGTGACTCTATTGTAAGAATGTGGGAAGACGTCAAACAATATTCCTTTGCACAAATAGTCACGTGTGGATGGAGATAACTGTGTGCAAACAATGCTGAATCATTCTTTAGCCTCTCTCTTCTGTATGGGCATATCAGCATTTGCTTATGTGAACCATATAGTCACCAGTGCAGTCTGTAATTGCTTGTCTGGCACAGATCAGATCAATAGAAGCTCTGGTGCTCATGGAGAAAAAGCTGAAATATTATAaccttacaacaacaacaacatgctgAATTCCCTCTCATTGGGATTGTCTACTACACTATACAGACATTTTATTGTTCTTCCTTACctacattattttttcttttctcaatATTTTCATTATCAATTATTTAGTCCTCCATTATCATTCCCTCAACATACACTCCCACCAAGTGGAAACAAATGACCCCATCCTCAAATGTGTCCCATTTACATGTCAGCTTGGTAAATTCAACATCTGCATTAATTTCACAtggtaaatgtaattaaaactcATGGAAATGGACTTGAATTACAATCATGAATCCTATTAGAAATGTTCACCTTAATTGGGAATGCATGACAACCCAGATTCAGATCCTTATAGAAGCACTTCCTGTGGATTGAGTGGTGTGTGTTGGCATGGATTCAATCCCTGTCTGACCTTGGAAACAATTGGCAAAGCATCCAGACAGAATAATGCTGTAGAAAgtctaatgaatgaatgatgcactGTAAGTATTCATTAGAGAAAGTTGATAGGAGGTCCATACAGTGTGAGTGTTTTTAGTGTTATCTGCACTGCCTGGTCTCAACGCTCGACTCAGATGTCCTAAAGACAGAGGGTTATATTGCATTTGTCATTGTATTTTGTTGTACTTAAGTTGTGATATTGCTGACTATCCATAAtgtacattttacagtttaacaaaatataatgtaaataccatataattttaattttaatttgtttgttatatttaaagtattaaattttttgtttatataaaaaataattaaaatataatgcatacaaatgtgttttctttttgtttttacacacacacaaaaaacataaattgaaatgttttatgtGTGTCTGTGCAGGGGCCTGGTTGAAGAGCAGTCTGGGATACGTCCAGAGGGAGGGGAAACAGTTAACTTTCACATACTTTGCCCCTCAGCTTGGCTATTGGGTCGCAGCCATGTCTCCCATAAACACAGGTAACACTGATCTATTTCTGGGCACTTGTCAATTTTGTTTAGATGACTCTGCAttctttgacctttttttttggcCATTAATGGAGAGAGGAGCCTGATGGGCAGACATACAAGTGCTTTGTGGCAGAATGAGTTATTGACTTCTGTAGTTGTTTGCACATTCACTGTGCTATATATATCCACCAGCTGAGAGAATAATGTCATTATGTTGGGGATTTTAGTCTGACATAAAAATGATGTTTATGTGAAATCACTCCCTTTAAAAGTGTTATTGATGGATGCTGTGGAGGTCAGGAGGACAGTTAAATTCACAACAAGTATGTATTTTTTGCTGTAGGTCCAGTTGTGGCGAAGGACATTAGCACTTATCACACTGTCTTTCTGCTGGCCATTCTAGGAGGCATGGCCCTTATACTGCTCTTCCTGCTCTGTCTGCTGCTCTACTATTGCaggtgtatcttttttttttctttttctttttgtcagaGGACGTACAAATtatcataaaaacagttttaatttactgttaacaCTGTTGACACGGTTACTGTTATAACATAGTAACTAGTGGTGGGTGATATGACCAATAtattatatcactgtctttgatATCCATTTCTTTTGATGCCATATAAATTTAATAGTTCTTGTCACCAGTGTCAATATCACAAAACAACTCAAGCTCactgaagacaagtaaacagtcagtgattaaataagaataagaacCAAATTAAAACCTAACCTAAAATCAATTACATAGGAcaaaaaaactacagtaaaacaaataaaaaaagaaatgctacATACATTGTATAAAGAAAGtatctgtataaaaaaaacactgcatattattTACTgtgcaaattaaatatatatttcttagttaaaattaaagttacaaaagtgaattagtcaagagcagtgggaGATTtcatccttttttcttttctttttttatattaacatgaatgacagacaACAGAATTATTAGACTGCTGTCGCTTTAAGAGCGCCAGACCCAGATCCAGTATATTGTTAATCatcatgtgttttctttctcagctgtttgctttcacttaatacctaaattactgtgtttaccaggatacttgcaaagacgggcattttgacacaaGTGTATGTATTTAACCCTTCACGGCCTATAAAGCTGCAAAAATAAAAGTTCAATACTCCCACGCTCTACAAACAATGCATGCCTTTCAGCGCTCAAAAACTCTTTCAGACAGTGCCTACATGTAGCGAAATGAGTTCTCTTTAGCTGTTGATTGTATTTAAATGgcttaaaatcacttgtttttaaaccGCAGTGCTTGAAAATGTGTGCCAATGGTAAGTTTTTGTGACCACCTAGCACACAACATAGTGAGCATGTTACTGTGATCGAGACAAGAGTCAAAAATCTCTACCGCTTGAAAAATTTCCACTGGTATATCAGCCACCCATAATAGTAACATACAGTATGACATAAACATGTACAGGATGATGATGCATCatctgatattttaagagaaataaatactgttttgggAGTTAGTGATCTCTGTGGTCAAAAGcaaaattaaagtttttcttTAGTGCTTATGAGATCATGTTTCTGTGCTTTCAGAAGGAAGTGTGCCCGCTCCCGGCCTGCCCACAGGAAGTTTACTCTGTCCTCTGATTTAGATGCTTCTAAACGAGACCAGGCTACTTCCATGTCCCACCTGAACCTCATCAGTGAGACTCACCTAGACCACAATGGGGCAGAGCCAGACATGCACACACCTATGCTTAAACCCACCCCCTACGACTCCTCCACCAATGAGCTTGCAGCTTCGCACAGCAAGCTCCATAGCCAAGGATCCAACCACTACAAACACTCAGTAGAGATATTTCCCCTCAAATCGGCTTGTTCAAACAATCCTTCCCAGGGTTATGATTCCCTGGCGGGACGTGGAGAGTACCGGCGGAGCTATACGTCCATCACGACTTCATCCTTCCATCCCCTCCACATGTCCATCTCATCCTCTTACCCCCATCCATTGCATCACACGACCTCTGCAGGACGACTGTCTTCGGAGAGTAAATCAAGCTTGCGTGAAAACCGTCTCTCTCCTGTTTCAGTCGCATCCACAAGTCCAGCCAGATCCCCAGAGCGGGAGCAAGGAATCGAGCGGCGGCCAGCTGACTACATGTTGTCCCGCTCCGTAGACCATCTGGAGCGCCCCACCCCACTTCCCCGACCTGGAGCCCTGCTCTGTTGCACCTCCGAATTGCAAGTTAACCAAGGGGAAGAAACCTACCGCAAAGCTCGTCCCACCCTCGTCATCCCCGCCCACTACATGCGACTTCCAGGGACACACCCACTGTCAGGCCAAGCTCTGCTTTTGCAGTCAGACGAACAGAGCGAATTGGAAAGCATTCAGGCGGAACTCAGTGCGTGCCATCAGCCCCAAGGCCAAGTCCCGCACCCGTGGGGCAAAGTAGAGCAGGAAGGAGGGACGCAAGGGAAGGGAGATGACCTAGGCGGAGGAGTTGAGGAATGGATGTTGCAGACAGCTGCTCTTTCCACTGATCTCTCCATCCCCAACTCGCTCAGCCAAGCGGGCCTGGATGTGGTGCAGATGAACGGAGAAGATCAGCTTCTGGCCGAAAAGACTTTGATGGAGCTCCGAGGAGGAAAGCCGCTCCCTCACCCCAGAGCTTGGTTCGTGTCACTGGACGGCCGCTCCAATGCACACATCCGTCATTCCTACATCGACCTGCAGAGGGCAGGATGCAACAGCAGTTGTGTCGGAAGTAATGACGCCAGTCTGGACTCTGGGGTTGACATGAGCGACGTCACACCTGGGCGGTGTGTTCGTGATAAAGTCGGGGGCAAAACTGAAGCTGGGGCTCAGCCTGCTTTGCCCGTGGTTGAATATACACCACTAGTGTTTGTAGAGGACTCGAATGCTAATGCAGAGAGCTGTGGTAGCCCAACACCAGTCTGCAGTCCTGAAGAACACTCTCAAGGGGGTTTTATGCAGGAAAAAGAGAGGGAAGAGGAAGACGAAGGGAGTTTGTCTCCCCCGTCGCCTCCACCTGAGCTTCCTTCTCCACCACCTCTCCCTGAGCCTGTGGTTGAAATGGTGGAAGAGACAGGGACAGGTAGCGTTGTTTTCAGGGCTGAGGAGACTCAAATGCACATGGGCAGCAGCCGGCCAGACAACCTGGTCGTCCCTGATGATGGTGGAGAAGACGAGAACAAGAAGAGTCCATGGCAGAAACGAGAGGAGCGACCACTACTGGCCTTTAAcctaaaatgacaaaacacaaaggatagttcaccaaaaaaattaaaaatatcatcatttactcatcctgtaGTTCCATACCCGTTTAAATTTATTCTGTGGGTTGAAGCATTCTTCATTCTAACAGTTGaagcattcttcagaatattaTGCTGTCTTGCTGAACATAAAAgatgtcaaacaggtttggaatgctATGAGGGatgagtaaatgctgacagaagacatttttggtgaactgtccctttaagtgttTCCCTGTGGACTGTAAGCTGGACTGTTGAATGGAGTTGCCTTATGAGCGCAGGTCTGTGCGTGGCTGTTTGCCTGTGGCAATGAAAGCCAAGAAAGccatagcacaaataaatattgGAGCAGCTCTGCCTCAAAACAGAATGAGGACAAACAATCTGAAGTTttcaagcaaaacaaacaaaaaataaaacaccatTAAATACCAACAATTTAATGCACAACTGCTATGGCTTTCCAAACATACACTTTGAGCAAAAAATTTCGCAAGCCATTATATTGACGGTAATATGTTGTTTAAGCTTTATGAGATGCTGCTTTTTATGAGCAATATGACATCTAGTGGCAACATTTGAACACTGCAACTGCAACTTCACCACTAAGTGTTTTCCACCACttatttttgaacattttatgAGATGACCAGTGGAATTTCTTCCACATCTTAATgggtagaagaaaaaaaaaactgaaaaaacactATAATGCGATCTACAGTCTAAATAGCacccatgttttattttattatcgtGCAATCAGAATTAGAATACAGCTGAAGCTTTGTGAAACCAAATAAGTTTACATAATGCACCATTTGTTCTTGTTAATCAGTCATTTTAAGCTGTGTCGAGCCGAGTTTAAATGTGCGTTTCTTTTGACCTTAGGATTACAGTAGAACTTTTGCCAACATTGCTTCAGGGCAGCAGATCCACCTGttgaagaaaaaaacactatgcaTTGCTTTAAACTTAAGGATCATGTAGCTTGAGatgtctctttttttattttaaccactgtattttaatttgttgttttgttatgatttttttgGCTTGAACTTGCCTTAGCATGCGAGTGTTGTGGACAGCACATTCAGACGAGGGCTGGATTCAATCGCACTCactcacataaacacaaacagccaccagcttttctctcccaaactgctgtttttttttgtcttaagtgCCTTTCTAGCGATCGTTTATATTCCTCATTAGATTTACTTTTCCTCTCCACCATTATCAGTTCAGTATCAGTGCGTCATATGATTTATTGTTTCTCACAATATATTGACTCCAAGTGGCATTACCCCCTTTAATCTCATTGTTTGTG
This genomic window contains:
- the fam171a1 gene encoding protein FAM171A1 is translated as MQGADSSSRSAVIVLCLLGCDLWTVAAKTLQENSDAKEVALKVHLSDASTHQPLTGVTVEIFTNHTSVASDISAADGNAYIRFPYRLGDLLVVTATKRGYVPNSIPWRPNRLPVFSSLSLDLLPERAATLMVYDDVVQIVSGYQGSKMQPWVQFQRRALSLPSNATYTNLTAFLTVSSSTQDTQYFPYLQGLHPNYTGIDRKFELTPIAAISVHLLGNEGEEFHVSEPISVSIPLPANSGLKENDHIPAWRFDPKLGAWLKSSLGYVQREGKQLTFTYFAPQLGYWVAAMSPINTGPVVAKDISTYHTVFLLAILGGMALILLFLLCLLLYYCRRKCARSRPAHRKFTLSSDLDASKRDQATSMSHLNLISETHLDHNGAEPDMHTPMLKPTPYDSSTNELAASHSKLHSQGSNHYKHSVEIFPLKSACSNNPSQGYDSLAGRGEYRRSYTSITTSSFHPLHMSISSSYPHPLHHTTSAGRLSSESKSSLRENRLSPVSVASTSPARSPEREQGIERRPADYMLSRSVDHLERPTPLPRPGALLCCTSELQVNQGEETYRKARPTLVIPAHYMRLPGTHPLSGQALLLQSDEQSELESIQAELSACHQPQGQVPHPWGKVEQEGGTQGKGDDLGGGVEEWMLQTAALSTDLSIPNSLSQAGLDVVQMNGEDQLLAEKTLMELRGGKPLPHPRAWFVSLDGRSNAHIRHSYIDLQRAGCNSSCVGSNDASLDSGVDMSDVTPGRCVRDKVGGKTEAGAQPALPVVEYTPLVFVEDSNANAESCGSPTPVCSPEEHSQGGFMQEKEREEEDEGSLSPPSPPPELPSPPPLPEPVVEMVEETGTGSVVFRAEETQMHMGSSRPDNLVVPDDGGEDENKKSPWQKREERPLLAFNLK